The Juglans microcarpa x Juglans regia isolate MS1-56 chromosome 8S, Jm3101_v1.0, whole genome shotgun sequence genome has a window encoding:
- the LOC121244514 gene encoding probable cyclic nucleotide-gated ion channel 5 isoform X1 produces the protein MDRDYKTQYMGGQREKFVRLDDLDSTLSSSSDTGVNRCGFDVEGFRRTAHARDGTSRSFKRGMRKGSEGLKSIGRSLRFGVSRGVFPEDLKVSEKKIFDPQDKFLLFWNRLSVISCILAVSVDPLFYYLPVVNQSSDCMGIDRKLAITVTTLRTIVDAFHLIRMALQFRTAYIAPSSRVFGRGELVIDPAQIARRYLRQYFIVDFLSVLPLPQIVVWRFLQRSDGSDVMATKQALFFIVLLQYVPRFLRILPLTSELKRTAGVFVETAWAGAAYYLLLYMLASHIVGAFWYLLAIERIDACWQDACSGDEICKGSLYCSKQTLGQSLWHSQLNSSCFVGDDSQFDYGIFENALSLKVVSSMKFVSKYCYCLWWGLQNLSTLGQGLQTSTYPGEVIFSIALAILGLILFALLIGNMQTYLQSLTIRLEEMRVKRRDSEQWMHHRLLPQELRERVRRYDQYKWLETRGVDEETLVQSLPKDLRRDIKRHLCLALVRRVPLFENMDERLLDAICERLKPCLFTESTYIVREGDPVDEMLFIIRGRLESVTTDGGRSGFFNRSFLKEGDFCGEELLTWALDPKSGSNLPSSTRTVKAITEVEAFALIAEELKFVASQFRRLHSRQVQHTFRFYSQQWRTWAACFVQAAWRRYSKRKNMELQRKEEEEKAEKLAGTGNIVGGGSYSLGATFLASRFAANALRGVHRNRNAKTARELMKLQKPPEPDFAVDDTE, from the exons ATGGATCGCGATTACAAAACACAATACATGGGTGGCCAACGCGAGAAGTTTGTCAG gttGGATGACTTGGACTCtacattatcatcatcttctgATACTGGGGTGAATAGATGTGGATTTGATGTTGAGGGCTTTCGCCGTACTGCTCATGCAAGAGATGGAACATCTAGATCATTTAAGAGAGGAATGAGAAAGGGATCTGAAGGACTTAAATCGATTGGTCGATCACTTAGATTTGGGGTTTCTCGGGGAGTGTTCCCAGAAGATCTTAAAGTTTCAGAGAAGAAGATATTTGATCCGCAAGACAAATTCCTCCTTTTTTGGAATAGACTCTCTGTAATATCATGTATTTTGGCTGTATCAGTGGATCCCCTTTTTTATTATCTTCCTGTTGTTAATCAATCATCAGATTGCATGGGTATAGACAGAAAGTTGGCGATCACAGTGACTACATTGCGGACAATTGTTGACGCTTTCCATCTTATTCGCATGGCTCTCCAATTCCGAACAGCTTACATTGCCCCATCCTCTCGGGTTTTTGGACGGGGTGAACTTGTGATTGATCCTGCACAAATAGCCCGACGATACCTGCGGCAGTACtttattgttgattttctttCCGTGCTACCCCTACCACAG ATTGTGGTTTGGAGATTTCTTCAGAGGTCAGATGGTTCAGATGTAATGGCTACAAAACAGGCCCTGTTTTTCATTGTCTTGCTTCAATATGTTCCCAGATTTCTTCGAATATTACCTTTAACTTCAGAACTCAAAAGGACAGCAGGTGTCTTTGTTGAAACTGCTTGGGCAGGTGCTGCATATTACTTGCTATTGTACATGCTCGCTAGTCAT ATAGTTGGGGCATTCTGGTACCTGTTAGCTATAGAACGCATTGATGCATGCTGGCAGGACGCTTGTTCCGGTGATGAAATTTGTAAGGGATCCTTGTATTGCAGCAAGCAAACCTTGGGACAGAGTTTATGGCATTCTCAGCTTAATTCAAGTTGCTTCGTCGGTGATGACTCACAATTTGATTATGGAATCTTTGAAAATGCTTTGTCACTTAAGGTTGTCTCATCCATGAAGTTTGTCTCTAAATACTGTTACTGTTTATGGTGGGGGCTACAGAATTTAAG TACACTTGGCCAGGGACTTCAAACCAGCACCTATCCTGGGGAGGTTATATTTTCCATAGCACTAGCCATACTTGGACTCATCCTCTTTGCGCTTCTGATTGGCAACATGCAG ACCTATCTTCAGTCGCTTACTATTAGGCTAGAGGAGATGAGGGTTAAAAGGCGTGACTCAGAACAGTGGATGCATCATCGCTTGCTCCCACAGGAACTTAGGGAGCGGGTTAGACGTTATGATCAGTACAAGTGGTTGGAAACACGCGGGGTGGATGAAGAGACTTTGGTTCAGAGTCTACCAAAAGATCTTAGAAGAGATATCAAGCGACATCTCTGTCTTGCTTTAGTGAGGAGG GTTCCTCTATTTGAGAACATGGATGAGAGGTTGCTCGATGCCATTTGTGAGCGACTTAAACCATGTTTATTCACAGAGAGTACTTACATTGTCCGGGAAGGAGATCCAGTTGATGAGATGCTTTTTATCATACGTGGTCGCCTTGAGAGTGTAACCACTGATGGTGGTAGGAGTGGGTTTTTCAACCGCAGTTTTCTGAAAGAAGGTGATTTCTGTGGGGAGGAGCTTCTGACCTGGGCACTGGATCCCAAATCAGGATCTAACCTCCCATCTTCTACTCGGACAGTGAAAGCTATAACAGAGGTTGAGGCTTTCGCCCTAATTGCTGAAGAGTTAAAATTTGTGGCAAGTCAATTTAGGCGCCTTCACAGTAGACAGGTACAGCACACCTTCCGTTTCTATTCACAGCAGTGGAGAACTTGGGCCGCATGCTTTGTCCAAGCGGCATGGCGTCGATATTCCAAGAGGAAGAATATGGAACTTCAGcgtaaggaagaagaagaaaaggcagAAAAGTTGGCAGGAACTGGCAACATTGTTGGTGGAGGTTCGTATAGTCTTGGTGCCACTTTCTTAGCTTCCAGGTTTGCAGCAAACGCACTGCGTGGCGTTCATCGAAATCGGAATGCAAAGACTGCTAGGGAGTTGATGAAACTGCAGAAGCCTCCAGAGCCTGATTTTGCTGTTGATGATACAGAGTGA
- the LOC121244514 gene encoding probable cyclic nucleotide-gated ion channel 5 isoform X2, which produces MRKGSEGLKSIGRSLRFGVSRGVFPEDLKVSEKKIFDPQDKFLLFWNRLSVISCILAVSVDPLFYYLPVVNQSSDCMGIDRKLAITVTTLRTIVDAFHLIRMALQFRTAYIAPSSRVFGRGELVIDPAQIARRYLRQYFIVDFLSVLPLPQIVVWRFLQRSDGSDVMATKQALFFIVLLQYVPRFLRILPLTSELKRTAGVFVETAWAGAAYYLLLYMLASHIVGAFWYLLAIERIDACWQDACSGDEICKGSLYCSKQTLGQSLWHSQLNSSCFVGDDSQFDYGIFENALSLKVVSSMKFVSKYCYCLWWGLQNLSTLGQGLQTSTYPGEVIFSIALAILGLILFALLIGNMQTYLQSLTIRLEEMRVKRRDSEQWMHHRLLPQELRERVRRYDQYKWLETRGVDEETLVQSLPKDLRRDIKRHLCLALVRRVPLFENMDERLLDAICERLKPCLFTESTYIVREGDPVDEMLFIIRGRLESVTTDGGRSGFFNRSFLKEGDFCGEELLTWALDPKSGSNLPSSTRTVKAITEVEAFALIAEELKFVASQFRRLHSRQVQHTFRFYSQQWRTWAACFVQAAWRRYSKRKNMELQRKEEEEKAEKLAGTGNIVGGGSYSLGATFLASRFAANALRGVHRNRNAKTARELMKLQKPPEPDFAVDDTE; this is translated from the exons ATGAGAAAGGGATCTGAAGGACTTAAATCGATTGGTCGATCACTTAGATTTGGGGTTTCTCGGGGAGTGTTCCCAGAAGATCTTAAAGTTTCAGAGAAGAAGATATTTGATCCGCAAGACAAATTCCTCCTTTTTTGGAATAGACTCTCTGTAATATCATGTATTTTGGCTGTATCAGTGGATCCCCTTTTTTATTATCTTCCTGTTGTTAATCAATCATCAGATTGCATGGGTATAGACAGAAAGTTGGCGATCACAGTGACTACATTGCGGACAATTGTTGACGCTTTCCATCTTATTCGCATGGCTCTCCAATTCCGAACAGCTTACATTGCCCCATCCTCTCGGGTTTTTGGACGGGGTGAACTTGTGATTGATCCTGCACAAATAGCCCGACGATACCTGCGGCAGTACtttattgttgattttctttCCGTGCTACCCCTACCACAG ATTGTGGTTTGGAGATTTCTTCAGAGGTCAGATGGTTCAGATGTAATGGCTACAAAACAGGCCCTGTTTTTCATTGTCTTGCTTCAATATGTTCCCAGATTTCTTCGAATATTACCTTTAACTTCAGAACTCAAAAGGACAGCAGGTGTCTTTGTTGAAACTGCTTGGGCAGGTGCTGCATATTACTTGCTATTGTACATGCTCGCTAGTCAT ATAGTTGGGGCATTCTGGTACCTGTTAGCTATAGAACGCATTGATGCATGCTGGCAGGACGCTTGTTCCGGTGATGAAATTTGTAAGGGATCCTTGTATTGCAGCAAGCAAACCTTGGGACAGAGTTTATGGCATTCTCAGCTTAATTCAAGTTGCTTCGTCGGTGATGACTCACAATTTGATTATGGAATCTTTGAAAATGCTTTGTCACTTAAGGTTGTCTCATCCATGAAGTTTGTCTCTAAATACTGTTACTGTTTATGGTGGGGGCTACAGAATTTAAG TACACTTGGCCAGGGACTTCAAACCAGCACCTATCCTGGGGAGGTTATATTTTCCATAGCACTAGCCATACTTGGACTCATCCTCTTTGCGCTTCTGATTGGCAACATGCAG ACCTATCTTCAGTCGCTTACTATTAGGCTAGAGGAGATGAGGGTTAAAAGGCGTGACTCAGAACAGTGGATGCATCATCGCTTGCTCCCACAGGAACTTAGGGAGCGGGTTAGACGTTATGATCAGTACAAGTGGTTGGAAACACGCGGGGTGGATGAAGAGACTTTGGTTCAGAGTCTACCAAAAGATCTTAGAAGAGATATCAAGCGACATCTCTGTCTTGCTTTAGTGAGGAGG GTTCCTCTATTTGAGAACATGGATGAGAGGTTGCTCGATGCCATTTGTGAGCGACTTAAACCATGTTTATTCACAGAGAGTACTTACATTGTCCGGGAAGGAGATCCAGTTGATGAGATGCTTTTTATCATACGTGGTCGCCTTGAGAGTGTAACCACTGATGGTGGTAGGAGTGGGTTTTTCAACCGCAGTTTTCTGAAAGAAGGTGATTTCTGTGGGGAGGAGCTTCTGACCTGGGCACTGGATCCCAAATCAGGATCTAACCTCCCATCTTCTACTCGGACAGTGAAAGCTATAACAGAGGTTGAGGCTTTCGCCCTAATTGCTGAAGAGTTAAAATTTGTGGCAAGTCAATTTAGGCGCCTTCACAGTAGACAGGTACAGCACACCTTCCGTTTCTATTCACAGCAGTGGAGAACTTGGGCCGCATGCTTTGTCCAAGCGGCATGGCGTCGATATTCCAAGAGGAAGAATATGGAACTTCAGcgtaaggaagaagaagaaaaggcagAAAAGTTGGCAGGAACTGGCAACATTGTTGGTGGAGGTTCGTATAGTCTTGGTGCCACTTTCTTAGCTTCCAGGTTTGCAGCAAACGCACTGCGTGGCGTTCATCGAAATCGGAATGCAAAGACTGCTAGGGAGTTGATGAAACTGCAGAAGCCTCCAGAGCCTGATTTTGCTGTTGATGATACAGAGTGA
- the LOC121244516 gene encoding transmembrane 9 superfamily member 8-like, with protein MARGHLALHRWICLSLLLFVHAAHCFYLPGVAPQDFQNGNDLKVKVNKLTSTKTQLPYSYYSLPYCLPEKIVDSAENLGEVLRGDRIENSPYVFQMREPQVCNIVCRQTLNAKTAKGFKEKIDDEYRVNMILDNLPLVVPLRRPDQENSIVYQHGFRVGLRGQYVGSKEEKHFIHNHLAFTVKFHKDPMTELSRIVGFEVKPFSVKHEYDGQWNEKSTHLKTCDPQAKRTVINSESPQEVEDKKEIIFTYDVEFQESDVKWASRWDTYLLMADDQIHWFSIVNSLMIVLFLSGMVAMIMLRTLYRDISKYNQLETQEEAQEETGWKLVHGDVFRPPSNSDLLCIYVGTGVQFFGMILVTMIFAVLGFLSPSNRGGLMTAMLVLWVFMGIFAGYSSSRLYKMFKGTEWKKITLKTAVTFPATVFTVFFILNAIIWGQKSSGAVPFGTMFALVFLWFGISVPLIFVGSYVGFRKPAIEDPVKTNKIPRQIPEQAWYMNPAFSILIGGILPFGAVFIELFFILTSIWLQQFYYIFGFLFIVFVILIVTCAEITIVLCYFQLCSEDYLWWWRSYLTSGSSALYLFLYAAFYFFTKLEITKPVSGILYFGYMLIVSYAFFVLTGTIGFYACFWFTRLIYSSVKID; from the exons ATGGCGAGAGGACATCTCGCTCTTCACCGGTGGATCTGTCTGAGTCTATTGCTTTTCGTCCATGCTGCTCACTGCTTCTATCTCCCTGGTGTCGCTCCCCAAGACTTTCAAAAT GGGAATGACTTGAAGGTGAAAGTGAACAAATTGACCTCTACTAAAACTCAGCTTCCATATTCCTACTATTCTCTTCCTTATTGTCTTCCGGAGAAAATAGTTGACAGTGCCGAGAATCTTGGGGAAGTTCTTCGGGGTGATCGCATTGAAAACTCTCCATATGTG tTTCAAATGAGAGAACCGCAGGTGTGCAATATTGTATGTCGTCAAACTCTTAATGCAAAAACTGCAAAAGGGTTCAAGGAAAAGATAGATGATGAGTATCGAGTGAATAT GATTTTGGATAATCTTCCCCTTGTTGTACCTTTAAGAAGGCCTGATCAGGAGAATTCAATAGTCTATCAGCATGGCTTCCGTGTGGGTCTCAGAGGACAATATGTAGGG AGCAAGGAAGAAAAGCATTTTATCCACAATCACTTGGCATTTACTGTAAAGTTTCACAAAGATCCAATGACAGAATTATCAAGGATTGTTGGATTTGAGGTCAAACCATTTAG TGTCAAGCATGAATATGATGGTCAATGGAATGAGAAAAGCACCCATTTAAAAACCTGTGATCCCCAAGCAAAACGCACAGTTATCAACTCCGAATCCCCTCAAGAGGTTGAAGATAAGaaggaaataatatttacatatgatGTTGAGTTTCAG GAGAGTGACGTGAAATGGGCATCTCGGTGGGATACCTATCTTCTGATGGCCGATGATCAGATTCACTGGTTCTCAATTGTTAATTCTCTGATGATTGTTCTTTTCCTCTCGGGCATGGTGGCTATGATCATGTTGCGGACTCTTTACCGTGATATCTCAAAGTACAATCAATTAGAGACCCAAGAAGAAGCACAAGAAGAGACAGGATGGAAACTGGTGCACGGGGATGTTTTCAGGCCTCCTTCAAACTCAGACTTGCTCTGCATTTATGTCGGGACAGGAGTCCAGTTTTTTGGGATGATTCTTGTGACTATGATCTTTGCTGTCCTTGGATTCCTCTCCCCCTCAAACCGAGGTGGTTTGATGACAGCCATGCTCGTACTCTGGGTCTTTATGGGAATATTTGCTGGATACTCTTCCTCCCGTCTTTATAAGATGTTCAAGGGAACAGAATGGAAGAAAATTACTCTCAAAACAGCTGTCACGTTTCCTGCAACTGTCTTTACCGTTTTCTTCATCTTGAATGCTATAATTTGGGGCCAGAAGTCTTCTGGGGCAGTGCCATTTGGAACCATGTTTGCGCTGGTTTTCTTGTGGTTTGGCATCTCAGTTCCCCTTATTTTTGTGGGTAGTTATGTGGGTTTTAGGAAGCCTGCAATTGAGGATCCTGTGAAAACCAATAAGATCCCTAGGCAGATCCCAGAACAGGCTTGGTACATGAACCCAGCATTCTCTATCCTAATTGGAGGCATACTCCCCTTTGGTGCCGTATTTATTGAACTCTTTTTCATCCTCACTTCAATTTGGCTGCAACAGTTTTATTACATATTTGGTTTCCTCTTCATTGTCTTTGTCATCCTCATTGTCACTTGTGCCGAGATTACAATCGTACTATGCTACTTCCAGCTGTGCAGCGAGGACTACCTTTGGTGGTGGAGGTCGTATTTGACTTCAGGTTCCTCAGCACTGTACCTTTTCCTCTATGCTGCCTTCTACTTCTTTACAAAGCTTGAGATCACAAAGCCAGTGTCTGGGATCCTGTACTTTGGCTACATGCTGATTGTCTCATATGCATTCTTCGTGCTGACTGGTACAATTGGTTTCTATGCTTGCTTCTGGTTCACAAGGCTCATCTACTCATCAGTGAAGATTGATTAG